The following proteins are encoded in a genomic region of Streptomyces lunaelactis:
- a CDS encoding glutamyl-tRNA reductase — MSLLVVGLSHRSAPVSVLERASLASDSQIKLLQDTLAAEPATEAAVLATCNRIELYADVDKFHAGVAELSMLLAQHSGVGLEELTPYLYVHYEDRAVHHLFSVACGLDSMVVGEGQILGQIKDALALGQELHTAGRLINDLFQQALRVGKRAHSETGIDRAGQSLVTFGLQQLADGADVEEWAADKRVLVIGAGSMSSLAATTLARLGVRELVIANRTLERAERLAAVLAEPDGVAAHAVPMASVGEELTRADVAVSCTGATGLVLTAESVAAALAEHVVPGPVSAVDLRAPDGSLVARLAATAARDGRVHDRSAAAGLSDDDAGAGRGSAPSPAPQTPTGLDGLDVPAGADGCPVGLEPPPAEDLAQHGAWVDSAARSVRTGSGARARANGPVRLALLDLAMPRDIDGAVHRLAGVRLVDIESLAEASADAPMAADVDQVRGIVSDEVAAFGAAQRAAHITPTVVALRAMAADVVAGEVARLEGRLPGLDEKQRAEIGQTVRRVVDKLLHAPTVRVKQLAGEPGGAGYADALRTLFDLDPETVASVSRADMNDPNRGRV; from the coding sequence ATGAGCCTCCTGGTCGTCGGTCTCAGCCATCGCAGCGCGCCGGTGAGCGTGCTGGAGCGGGCCTCCCTCGCCTCCGACTCTCAGATCAAGCTGCTCCAGGACACCCTGGCCGCGGAGCCCGCCACCGAGGCGGCCGTGCTGGCCACGTGCAACCGCATCGAGCTGTACGCGGACGTGGACAAGTTCCACGCCGGTGTCGCCGAGCTGTCGATGCTGCTCGCGCAGCACAGCGGGGTGGGGCTCGAGGAGCTCACTCCGTATCTCTATGTGCACTACGAGGACCGGGCCGTACACCACCTCTTCTCGGTGGCCTGCGGACTGGACTCCATGGTCGTCGGCGAGGGGCAGATCCTCGGGCAGATCAAGGACGCCCTCGCGCTGGGGCAGGAGCTGCACACCGCCGGCCGGCTGATCAACGACCTGTTCCAGCAGGCCCTCCGGGTCGGCAAGCGCGCGCACAGCGAGACCGGGATCGACCGGGCCGGGCAGTCGCTCGTCACCTTCGGTCTGCAGCAGCTGGCCGACGGCGCCGACGTCGAGGAGTGGGCGGCGGACAAGCGGGTGCTGGTCATCGGTGCCGGCTCGATGTCCTCGCTCGCCGCGACGACGCTCGCGCGCCTGGGCGTACGTGAACTTGTCATCGCCAACCGGACGCTGGAGCGCGCGGAGCGACTGGCCGCGGTGCTGGCGGAGCCGGACGGAGTGGCCGCGCACGCGGTACCGATGGCTTCTGTCGGCGAAGAGCTGACACGTGCCGATGTGGCTGTCTCGTGCACCGGTGCGACGGGTCTTGTCCTGACCGCGGAGTCGGTCGCGGCGGCGCTTGCGGAGCACGTGGTTCCGGGGCCGGTGTCCGCTGTGGATCTGCGGGCGCCGGACGGCAGCCTGGTGGCGCGGCTCGCGGCGACGGCGGCGCGGGACGGCCGTGTGCACGATCGCTCGGCCGCGGCTGGGCTCTCCGATGACGATGCGGGCGCAGGTCGGGGCTCCGCCCCGAGCCCCGCGCCTCAAACGCCGACGGGGCTGGATGGGCTTGATGTGCCCGCGGGGGCGGATGGCTGTCCTGTGGGGCTGGAGCCGCCGCCTGCCGAGGACCTCGCGCAGCACGGGGCCTGGGTCGACAGCGCGGCGCGGAGCGTTCGGACCGGTTCCGGTGCCCGGGCGCGGGCCAACGGGCCCGTACGGCTCGCGCTGCTCGATCTCGCCATGCCCCGGGACATCGACGGCGCCGTTCACCGCCTCGCCGGCGTACGGCTCGTCGACATCGAGTCCCTCGCCGAGGCCTCCGCCGACGCGCCGATGGCCGCCGACGTGGACCAGGTGCGCGGCATAGTCTCCGACGAGGTCGCCGCCTTCGGCGCCGCCCAGCGCGCCGCGCACATCACCCCGACCGTCGTCGCCCTGCGCGCCATGGCCGCCGATGTGGTGGCCGGTGAGGTCGCGCGGCTCGAGGGCCGGCTCCCCGGCCTCGACGAGAAGCAGCGCGCCGAGATCGGCCAGACCGTGCGCCGCGTCGTCGACAAGCTCCTGCACGCGCCCACCGTGCGGGTCAAGCAGCTGGCCGGCGAGCCCGGCGGTGCCGGGTACGCGGACGCGCTGCGGACACTCTTCGACCTCGACCCGGAGACGGTCGCCTCCGTCAGCCGGGCCGACATGAATGACCCGAATCGAGGGCGAGTATGA